Genomic segment of Prochlorococcus marinus CUG1433:
TTTTTAGCAATAACAAATGAAGAATCGAAATTTCCATCAATTGATTTAGATAGTTGTCTAGGTTCCTGAACTGAATCAAGATAATTATTTTTACCTATATCATTTGATGCTGCCTCTTTAAAAATTTGAAACCATACTGCGTTGGTAATCTGATCTATCCATATCAAATAAAAATTATTTTTTAAATATATACATTTATAAGATTTACCACCATATCCATGAAAGTTATTTTTAATATTATATTTTTTACTTGTTAATTTCTGAGGAAAAGCCTCTTTTTCATTAAATGGTCTTGCAAAAATAGCATTTTCATTTTGACCTTCACCAACAAGATCAATCCAAAAAATGATATCCCTAACAATAGTTAATTCCTTAAAAGATTGTTTTTTAGAAACAGTTTGCTTAACTTTTAACTGATCATCATTACTCATTTAAAAAAACTATAAAGAATGCAAATTAAAGTGCTAATATTTTTATAGCTAAACTCTTTAGTAAAAACCCATTTTTTAACGTGGCAAACCATTTTTCACAACTTGCAAAAAAGTCAAGAACAAATGGAAACGCAGAAAAAATTGCAAAAGAACAATCAGGTAAGCCTTCTCTAGACATTTATAAACTTGGTGATGATGTTTTAAGACAAAATTCCAAAAGAATAACTAAAGTTGACGAATCGATTAGAAAACTTGCTAGAGAAATGCTTCAAAGCATGTATGCAGCTAAAGGAATTGGACTTGCTGCACCTCAAATTGGAATCAACAAAGAGCTTCTTGTCATAGACGTAAATTTTGAAGATTCAGCAGCAGAACCTTTAATATTAATCAATCCAGAAATTACAGACTTTGGAACAACCCTCAATTCATACGAAGAAGGCTGCTTGAGTATACCTGGCGTCTATTTAAACGTAGTAAGACCATCAACTATAAAATTAAAATTTAGAGATGAAATGGGACGACCACGTAAAATGAAAGCAGATGGACTTCTAGCGAGGTGTATTCAACACGAAATGGATCACTTAAATGGAATATTATTTGTAGATAGAGTTACATCAAAAGATGATTTGAACAAAGAACTTTTAAAAGAAGGGTTTAACGAAAAAGACGTTATCTCAATTAATTAATTTAATGACTGAAACGACAATATTTCAAAAAATCATTAATGAAGAAATACCCTGCGATAAGCTTTATGAAGATAAGCTTTGTATTGCGTTTAATGATATCCAGGCACAAGCTCCAGTACATTTTTTAGTGATTCCTAAAAAGCCAATAATCAGTTTGTTAGAGTGTGTTGAGCAAGATGCAAATTTATTAGGGCATTTACTTTTTGTCGGTAGCAAAATAGCTAAATCAAAAAATTTAACTAATTGGAGAACAGTAATTAACACTGGAGCAGAATCGGGACAAACGGTTTTTCATTTACATATTCATTTTTTATCTGGAAGAAAAATGAATTGGCCTCCAGGTTAAAACTCTCGAAAGAAATATTAATGGGTTATAAATAAATAAAAACAAATGAATACTCCAGAGTCCTTAAAGACAGAATCTAAAAATTTATTCAATTTAATTTCGAAAAATTGGGAAGAGCTAGATGATTCACTAAAAATTAAGTTAATAAAAATTTGGAACGTTTTAACTTATAAATGGCAATTACAGATTTTATTTAATTTACCTTTTCTACTATGGTGGGCATTAGATAAATCTTTTCCAAAAGTTCATGAATTTGATGCAACAATCTTGAATTACTTAAATTTACCTAACTGGGCACTTTCATTTATTGGCTTTGGTCAATAGACTGCTAAAAGTTATAATTTATTTCATAACACTAGTCGAGTAATGAATAAAGCAGTTAATAATAAATCCAAAATACTGTACCAATTACAAAAATTAAGGAAGCTATCTCAGCCATTTTTTCTTCCCATAGATCAATGTAATGGATTCCAATTCATATGGCTTTTGATTTCTCTTTTATTTTGTGTTGGTGGAGTAGTACTTGTTGGTCTTACAGGAATAATAAGTTTTTTTGAAAGCTTTCAACCAATTTTTCTTGAGAAGTATTTCGGAGGTGTAGTAAGTACTGTCAATTCAATTTGGGCTGGGAGTTGGGGATTGCTTTTCTCTGCATTATTTCTAATTGGATCAGGAAGCTTTTTTAGCTTAAGACGGCAATTAAAAAACCGTAGATGGTTACATTGGTTATTCCTTGCGATAATTGTATTAATGCTTTTAGCTGTAAACGGAATAAACGCAGGTATTGGATTCATTGCGAGAGATTTAACAAATGCTTTAGTAGAAAAACAAGAAGATGGATTTTATCGGATATTGGGGATTTACGCTTGTTGTTTCGCTGTGGCTCTACCAATACGGGTTTCCCAAATATTTTTTACATATAAGTTAGGAATAATTTGGAGAGAATGGCTTTCAAAAAGTTTAGTCAAAGATTATATGACTAATAAAGCTTATTACCAGTTAAATCCCAATGATGAAGAACAAACCGATGTAGATAATCCCGATCAAAGAATAACAGATGATACACGAGCTTTTACCGGGCAAAGTCTCAGTTTCACATTAGGTATTTTTGATGCCCTACTAACATTTTCACTTAATATTCTTATTTTATGGAGTATTAGTACAACACTTACTTTTTCTTTATTTGGTTACGCCGCATTTGCAACTTCTATACTCTTAATTGCTGGAAAAAATCTTGTAAAGATTGACTTTGATCAACTGAGATATGAAGCAGATTTTCGGTATGGCTTAGTACATATTCGAGATAATGCTGAATCAATAGCCTTTTACTCTGGGGAGAATCCTGAGCGAAGTGAAACTGAAAGACGCTTAGGAGAAGTGGTAAGAAACTTTAATTTACTGATTATATGGAGAGTAATAATAGACGTCATGAGAAGATCCATTAATTATGCTGGAAATTTCTTTCCATATTTAATAATGGCAATCCCTTACTTTAAAGGTGATATTGATTATGGACGCTTTATTCAGGCAAGCTTTGCATTTGGAATGGTTGAAGGTTCTTTATT
This window contains:
- the def gene encoding peptide deformylase, whose protein sequence is MANHFSQLAKKSRTNGNAEKIAKEQSGKPSLDIYKLGDDVLRQNSKRITKVDESIRKLAREMLQSMYAAKGIGLAAPQIGINKELLVIDVNFEDSAAEPLILINPEITDFGTTLNSYEEGCLSIPGVYLNVVRPSTIKLKFRDEMGRPRKMKADGLLARCIQHEMDHLNGILFVDRVTSKDDLNKELLKEGFNEKDVISIN
- a CDS encoding histidine triad nucleotide-binding protein → MTETTIFQKIINEEIPCDKLYEDKLCIAFNDIQAQAPVHFLVIPKKPIISLLECVEQDANLLGHLLFVGSKIAKSKNLTNWRTVINTGAESGQTVFHLHIHFLSGRKMNWPPG
- a CDS encoding ABC transporter ATP-binding protein/permease produces the protein MNKAVNNKSKILYQLQKLRKLSQPFFLPIDQCNGFQFIWLLISLLFCVGGVVLVGLTGIISFFESFQPIFLEKYFGGVVSTVNSIWAGSWGLLFSALFLIGSGSFFSLRRQLKNRRWLHWLFLAIIVLMLLAVNGINAGIGFIARDLTNALVEKQEDGFYRILGIYACCFAVALPIRVSQIFFTYKLGIIWREWLSKSLVKDYMTNKAYYQLNPNDEEQTDVDNPDQRITDDTRAFTGQSLSFTLGIFDALLTFSLNILILWSISTTLTFSLFGYAAFATSILLIAGKNLVKIDFDQLRYEADFRYGLVHIRDNAESIAFYSGENPERSETERRLGEVVRNFNLLIIWRVIIDVMRRSINYAGNFFPYLIMAIPYFKGDIDYGRFIQASFAFGMVEGSLFFIVNQIEELAKFTAGIGRLEGFQSKVESISQTNPTSNQNVISDYPSILINNADLRPPGSNKTIIKNLNLSIDNNQSLLVVGPSGCGKTSLLRMISGLWEPDQGVIKKPKIGELLFIPQKPYMLLGSLREQLCYPTEVKKFSDEHLTSVLHEVNLKTLLDRYPNLDIKQDWPRILSLGEQQRLAFARLLLNSPRFAVLDEATSALDINTEKKLYSLLKERELSLISVGHRPSLKDFHENILELNGQGDWKLLTSDKYNFKD